The Terriglobales bacterium nucleotide sequence GCGCTACGGCGGCAAGGGCTGCCTGAATGCCGTGGAGAACGTCACCCAGGTGGTCGCGCCCCGCTTCCTGGGCCAGAAGATCTCATCATTGGGCAGTCTCGCCGACCTCGACCGCGAGCTGCTGCTGATGGAACTCGACCTGGCCGTCAAGCGCGGCAAGGTCGCCGCCGACGCCCCCGCCGAGCAGAAGATCCAGATCATGCAGCGCAAGGCCAACCTGGGGATGAACGCGGTGTTGAGCCTGTCGCTCGCCCTCGGACGCCTGGTCGCCGCCCGCGACGGCCGCGAGCTCCCCGACGTCCTCCGCGACCTGGAGTTCGCCCTCGACCGCGACTACCTCTACGGCATCAAGGCCCGCACCGCGCAGGAGAAGAGAGCAGAAGTGACCGTCTAGCCACTCAGGCTGAGGCAGTGCCGGCCTTCAGGCCAGGCGTATCGGGCAGCGTGCGCTTCAATCCTTCTTCGTAACTGATCCGTTCCTTGTACCCCAGCTCTTTCCGGATCCTGCTCGTGTCATACGCAATGTCCTGCCGGAAATCGAATGCACTATCCGGCGCCGGCTGCACCGTCGATGCCGGCAGCGTCTTCAAGCGTTCACCGACCGTCGGCGTGTACTCCTCTCCCGCGTTGTAGATTCTCCCGGCCGCCGCCGGATGCACCGCCACCAGCACGATCGCCTGCGCCACGTTCTCCACGTAGCCGTGGGTCCACCGCCAATCCGGATGATCGCGGTACGCATAGACCGTCGCCAGGTCGGCATTGTTCCCCGGCCCGTAGACCTTGGGCAGACGCAGCACCGTCGCCGGCAACTGTGGATTCCCCATCGCCTCGCGCTCCACCAGGATCTTCTCGTAGTAGTGCGCCAGCTCATCGGGCGACTTCGCCTGCGCTCGATAGGGATACAGCACGGTGCGCAGGGGCGAATCCTCGGTCAACAATCCCTTCTCCAACCACCCTGCCTCCATCCCGGCGAATCGCCCGTACGCCCGGTACACATCTCCACTGCTGGGCACGACCATCCGCCCCACCCGTCCCGCGAACGCCTTCACCGCCGCCCGCGCGTCCGCCTCCCCCATGGCGATCATGTGGATGACGACGTCAAACTCGCCCGCCGGAAACTCCAGCACCGGCATCCCCGCTTGCGCGCTTCTGACGTGCGTCACCGCGGGCGACAGCTCGGACTCGTGCTCTCCGCGGTGGAATACCGTGACTTCGTCCCCGCGCTCGCACAGCTCCCG carries:
- a CDS encoding NAD-dependent epimerase/dehydratase family protein; the encoded protein is MRLLIIGGTGFIGPYVARELCERGDEVTVFHRGEHESELSPAVTHVRSAQAGMPVLEFPAGEFDVVIHMIAMGEADARAAVKAFAGRVGRMVVPSSGDVYRAYGRFAGMEAGWLEKGLLTEDSPLRTVLYPYRAQAKSPDELAHYYEKILVEREAMGNPQLPATVLRLPKVYGPGNNADLATVYAYRDHPDWRWTHGYVENVAQAIVLVAVHPAAAGRIYNAGEEYTPTVGERLKTLPASTVQPAPDSAFDFRQDIAYDTSRIRKELGYKERISYEEGLKRTLPDTPGLKAGTASA